The genomic interval TACAAAATTATTTGGTGCTATTATTTTCAGTTCAATAATATCTTTATGCCTCTTTCCCCACCGAGTTAAAAACTGTTCAATAGATGCGTAATCGTATCTTATAATTGCATCCTGGACAAAAGAGCCTATCAATTCTAACTCTCCCCGCGCATTCTCGTATGACATGTCAAACATATCCTTTTCATGAGAGACAATAACAGTCACCACAATCCCAAAGTATATAATCAGGATAAGAGCAAATATAAAAATTGTCCTTTTGTATTGCAGTCCCTTCATCTCTAAAGTTTATAACCTACCTCTATAAGTCTCTGATATATATTTCTCAGATTTTCATAATCCTTATCATCAGCTGATACCATACCTGTCAGATTAGGCTGTATTTTTTTCAATATCTTGATGCCCTCTCTACTATTTTTCAATTGAAATATAGCCTTGCTTAATTCTCTAATAGTCTTTTTAGAAACTTTTTTATTAGTCACAATAACATGTTCTGATATGTCAGGGGACCATGCTAAAGCCCTCAACCCTCTTTTTTCATACTCATAAAAGATATCTTCTTTAACAGCCCCTGCATCAAAATCACCTGCAAGCACACCGAGAACCACATTGTGATGATTATAAAGAAATCTATAGCTTGAGAAATCCCTAATATTTATACCATCTATCAGAAACAGATAAAGTGGAACAATGTATCCCATTGTAGATTCGGGATCTACAAAGGCAAATCTCTTACCTTTCAGGTCAGATAATACCTTTATTTTACTATCTTTTGAAACCACAATAACCCCTCTGAATGTAGGTCTGCCATTTACCTCAAGACGGCAGATGAGAGATTTTTTACCATATTTTTGCACCATCTTTACATAAGAGACAGGACCCATAAATGCTATATCAATTTTGTCATTACCAATCTTTTCTATATGATCATTGTAATCTTTTGACACCTCGATAACTATTTTCTTGCCTGTCTTTCTGCTCAGATAATTTGACAATGGTGTAAACCTATCAATCAATTCTGATGCAGGCAAATATGGATGTATTCCAAATATCAAGATGTTTTTATCACGAGCATATGTCTCAGGCAGTAAAAAAAACAAGACAAACAAAAAAACAGAACATTTAACAAATTTATAAAACATGATCTACCTCCTTTAGGTATCTTTCAAATAATTTAAGCCCTTTTTTATGCTCTGCCTTTAAATCATAATCAATAAGTCTCCAATAAGATACAATCTCTTTTTCTGACATAAACTCTTTCATTGGTGAATGCCTTGCAATCTCATAAAGATTTTTCGAGGCAATCTCTTTTGCCTTATTTAAGTCCTTGATAAATTTATTCAATATTTCTCGCTTATCAAACATATCTTTTCTTGCAATCCATAAGGCAAAAACAAACGGCAATCCAGTCTTCTCATACCAAATTTCCCCAAGATCATAGACAAATTGGTGACTGACTATAGGCAACTGGCCATGGATTGTATGTTTATCAATGTTTTTACCTATTGCTTCTTGTCTATTGCTTATTGCCTTGTATCTAAGCGCATCATCGCCTATTAAAAGAAAAGCGTCAGCACCTGAATCTTCAGGTCTTTGCGATACCTGAATTCCACACTGAATATCGTAAAATTTTTTAAGTATAATATTAAGCAAGGCAACGGATGTCTCTGACTGGGAAGATACATACACAATGTTACCATTTAATTCATGAATGTCTTTTTTTGTAAAGAGAAAGATACTCCCTATCGGGCCTCTGGAACTAATGGAATTACCTTCGATAATCTGGTAGAGAAATGGGTTTCTTATATATTCTATTGATGAAGACGGGCTTACATCTATCTTCCCATCTCTGATCATTTTATTGAGCAAAGAGGGAACGCCTTCGACAAATTCATAGGTTGAACAGTCACATTTTTTTTCAAGCATGTAAAAAATCGGAAAGAGATTTGCATATGGTATCTTGCCAATCCTGAGTTTCACCCTTTTATTACTCCTAAAGGCCTCAACCTTGCAACCTTTAAAGAAATACCTGCATTATGCACAATCTCAACAACATTGGATATATCTTTATATGCCTCTGACATCTCCTCGGCTAATGTCTCTCTTCCCGCAGCCCTCACAATTATTCCCCTGTCTTCCATCTCACGCCATATAGCACGTCCTTTTGCCTGTCTGATTGCCTGATGCCTCGACATCACTCTTCCAGCACCATGGCATGTAGAGCCAAATGTCTCTTTCATTGCTTTATCAGTACCTATAAGAACATAAGATGCCCTGCCCATATCACCCGGTATAAGAACAGGCTGTCCTATGTTTCTATAGACCACTGGCAGATCAGGATGACCAGGAGGAAATGCTCTTGTAGCACCCTTTCTGTGAACAACTAATTTTTTCTTTTTTCCATCAACAATATGCTCTTCTACCTTTGCTATATTGTGTGCAACATCATAAATCAAGGTCATCTCAAGCTCTATAGGAGAAACATTAAATACAGACATAAAAACCTCTCGAGTCCAGTGCATAAGGCATTGCCTGTTACACCACGCATAATTGGCAGCAGCCTTCATTGCAGCAAAATAATCCTGTGCCTCCGGGCTATTAAATGGTGCACATGCAAGCTCCCTGTCAGGTAGTGCAATATTATATTTCTGTATAGCCCTTTCCATTACCTCGATGAAATCCGTACATACCTGATGTCCAAATCCCCTCGAACCTGAATGTATCATAACAGTTATCTGATTTTTGAAAAGACCAAGGGCATTTGCTATTTTTTCATCGTATATCTCATCTACATACTGAACCTCAAGAAAATGATTCCCTGATCCCAGAGTTCCTTGCTGTGACCTTCCTCTTTCGTATGCTTTTTGACTTATAATAGACGGGTCTGCGCCCTCAAGACAGCCTCCAGACTCAATTTTTTCAAGGTCTGATACATCACCAAGCCCTTTCTCAACAGCCCATCTTGCTCCCTTTAAAAGCAGTTTTTCTTCGTCATCAGGGCTGAGTCTGATCTTTCCTTTTGAGCCAACACCTGATGGTATTTCGTTATAAAGGGCTTCTATTAGTTCTTTTAATTTTGGGACAACTGTATCTTTTTTGAAATTACTTCTTAGAAGCCTTACGCCACAGTTTATGTCATAACCAACGCCACCCGGAGAGATTATCCCTTCTTTTAAATCAAATGCCGCAACACCTCCAATCGGAAACCCATATCCTGTATGAATATCAGGCATTGCCATTGATGCACCAACAATACCAGGTAGGGTAGCCACATTTGCAACCTGCTCAATTGACTCTTCTTCGAGTTCCTTTTCCAGGATATTATCAACATAAATAATCCCTTTGGTCCTCATCCCAGTCTTGTAATCAGCAGGAACCTCAAGCCTATTGTCATCTATCCTTTTAAGTCTTTCAATAGACATCATACACCTCCAAAAATTTTAGAATACAGACAACCGATGTGCCGAAAAGCCTGATATGTGGTCCCCAAAAAGTCGCAGACGCCTCTAATTTAATCTCGTCGCATTCTAAAAAAAGCTTGAAGGCATGTCAGTTGCTTGTAATTCTGTTTATATGTCAAACACAACCTCTATCTCCCACTTGTTATTTATTTTTTCTACCCTAATATTATGATAAGTCGCTGCTTTCACGAGCAACCTCCTCTCATGCCTACCATCGTCAAATTCCTCACCATATATTTTTGCCTTAATAGAAACAGGAGGGTGCTTGCTAAAATTAATTATCTCTATCCTTTTGCCAATAAACCCATAGGTATCAAACTGAAATATCAGTTCATTCAAATATGAAACGAGCAACCCCTCCAGAGAATGGCTTTTTGCTTCTATATCTATAATCTGCTTTTCGACAATCTCTTCTATATTCGAAATTAGACTGTACATACCAATGCCTGCATTCACAAACGCCTCCTCACAACTTTTCCCGTATACCCTTATACCCACATCGCCTGATATATCTATAATCTCAAACTGCATATTAAATGATAACACACAATACAAAATGTAGAGTATTATATAATTACATATGACTAACACATTCATGATACATGCCATCGAAAGGATATTCGAAGGTAAATTTTCTCTTGCCTCCAATATCCAGCTTTTATGGAAAGGAAATGAGTCATTTCAGACTATCTTTGATACGATTAGAACTGCCGAGAAACTAATATGCCTTGAATTTTATATCTTCAGAAACGATGAAACAGGCACGGAGTTGGCTAAATTACTCAAACAAAAAAGTATCGAAGGGATTAAGGTATATCTACTCTATGACCATTTTGGCTCATTTGGAACATCAAGAAAGTTCTGGAAAGATATGGAAGATGCCGGCATAAAAATAAGGGCATCCAGACCATTCAAATGGACATCTCCATTCAATTATGTGCGTAGAGATCATAGAAAGCTCATTATAGTGGACAATAAAAAGGCATTCACAGGCGGATTAAATATCGCAAATGAATATAGTGGATTTCATCTACGCAGTAAAGGCAAAGTATGGAGGGATACAGGAATAATGCTCGAAGGACCAATCGTAAACGAACTTTTCGATGCCTTCAGAAAATGGTGGTATATATGGGGAGGAGACCCAATCGAAGTTTCAGATCTCAAAATTCAAAATTCGAATTTAAAGGACGGCATTCCTGCAATTCCAATCTTTGTGAGTTCTGCAAAAGGAAGAAGGAGGATGAGGAGACTATTGTATTACAGCATCAATCATGCCCAAAAAAGCATCTCTCTGACAACTGCCTATTTTACTCCGAGCAAAAGAATGGTAGAAACACTTGAAAATGCAGTGAATCGTGGAGTAAAAGTGAGATTAATAGTTCCCGGCATCAGTGATGTACCTGCTGCATCATATGCAGGTAGGGCTTTTTTCACAAGACTATTAAAAGCAGGTATCGAGATCTATTACTACATTGGTGAGATACTCCACGCAAAAACATATATCTTCGATAACTGCTGGAGTATAATAGGCTCCACAAATCTTGATTTTCAGTCACTGAGATATAATGACGAGGGAAACGTAGGAATACTTGACACTGATTTTACGATGAAAATGAATATGATATTTGAGGATGATTTAAAGAACTCTGTCAAAATAAACCTTGATGAGTGGAATAAAAGACCTTTAAAAGAAAAGTTAAAAGAGTATTTTTTTTCATTTTTCAGAAGAAGGCTATAAACAAAAAGAATGTCATGGTTGAGATCTGATGACAGCATCAGAGTATCAGAATGTCAAAGTATCAAAGCTCAAAGACTATGACACTATAACATTTTACTTAGCCTTAATCTAATTTTTTATCGAGGGACCTTTCTTTCAGCTATTTGAATCCTAATAGATGCCCTTTCAAGTGCTGCCATTGCCCTGGCAAAATCATATTTTTCAGCTTGTGCAAGCCTCTCTTCTGCCCTCTTTTTCGCTGCAAGTGCTCTTTCAATATCTATATCTTCTGCCCGTTCAGCACTATCAGCAAGGATTATCACTTTATCAGGTGATACCTCAGCATAGCCTGAATTAACAAAAACATATTCTGTCTTATTATCCTTTCTCAGAATGAGCATCCCTATTTTTAATGTTGTAACAAATGGCACATGACCCGGCAATACACCAAACTCCCCTTCCGTGCCTGCTGCTGTTACCTCATCAACATCTTCACTCAGTACAAGACCATGAGGTGTAACAATATCTAATCTTAATTTATTCTCCATATCCCACCCTTAATTTGAAATTTCAAATTTGAAATTTGAAATTATGTCATCTACTCCAGCCAAGTTTTCTTGCTTTTTCTTCAGCCTCTTCAATAGTTCCTACCATATAAAATGCCTGCTCTGGCATATCGTCATACTGCCCATCAGCAATAGCCCTAAATCCTTTTATAGTATCTTCGAGTTTTACATACTTTCCTGGGGTCCCTGTGAAAACCTCTGCAACATGGAACGGCTGGCTCAAAAATCTCTGTATCTTCCTTGCGCGTGCAACAATAAGCTTGTCATCCTCTGATAGTTCTTCCATTCCTAAAATAGCGATAATGTCCTGAAGTTCTTTATACCTCTGAAGAATTGACTGCACCTTCCTCGCAACAGCATAGTGGTCATCTCCAATGATCTTCGGATCAAGGGCGCGAGATGTTGAATCCAGTGGGTCAACCGCAGGATATATTCCAAGTTCTGCAATTTGTCTTGAAAGGACAACTGTTCCATCGAGATGTGTAAATGCAGTTGCAACAGCAGGATCAGTCAGGTCATCTGCAGGAACATATATAGCCTGCATAGATGTAATTGAGCCCTTCTTTGTTGTGGTAATTCTCTCCTGAAGTTGTCCCATATCAGTACCAAGATTTGGCTGATAACCAACTGCTGAAGGCATTCTTCCAAGAAGTGCTGAGACCTCAGAACCTGCAAGAGTATATCTGAATATATTATCTATAAATATGAGAACATCTTGTCCCTGATCCCTGAAATATTCTGCTGCTGTAAGAGCCGTTAATGCAACCCTCAATCTTGCCCCGGGAGGTTCGTTCATCTGTCCGTAAATAAGAGCAACATTATTAACAACGCCTGACTCTTTCATCTCACGATAAAGGTCATTACCCTCCCTTGTCCTTTCAC from Dissulfurispira thermophila carries:
- a CDS encoding archease, translating into MQFEIIDISGDVGIRVYGKSCEEAFVNAGIGMYSLISNIEEIVEKQIIDIEAKSHSLEGLLVSYLNELIFQFDTYGFIGKRIEIINFSKHPPVSIKAKIYGEEFDDGRHERRLLVKAATYHNIRVEKINNKWEIEVVFDI
- a CDS encoding RtcB family protein; translated protein: MMSIERLKRIDDNRLEVPADYKTGMRTKGIIYVDNILEKELEEESIEQVANVATLPGIVGASMAMPDIHTGYGFPIGGVAAFDLKEGIISPGGVGYDINCGVRLLRSNFKKDTVVPKLKELIEALYNEIPSGVGSKGKIRLSPDDEEKLLLKGARWAVEKGLGDVSDLEKIESGGCLEGADPSIISQKAYERGRSQQGTLGSGNHFLEVQYVDEIYDEKIANALGLFKNQITVMIHSGSRGFGHQVCTDFIEVMERAIQKYNIALPDRELACAPFNSPEAQDYFAAMKAAANYAWCNRQCLMHWTREVFMSVFNVSPIELEMTLIYDVAHNIAKVEEHIVDGKKKKLVVHRKGATRAFPPGHPDLPVVYRNIGQPVLIPGDMGRASYVLIGTDKAMKETFGSTCHGAGRVMSRHQAIRQAKGRAIWREMEDRGIIVRAAGRETLAEEMSEAYKDISNVVEIVHNAGISLKVARLRPLGVIKG
- a CDS encoding menaquinone biosynthesis protein, translated to MKLRIGKIPYANLFPIFYMLEKKCDCSTYEFVEGVPSLLNKMIRDGKIDVSPSSSIEYIRNPFLYQIIEGNSISSRGPIGSIFLFTKKDIHELNGNIVYVSSQSETSVALLNIILKKFYDIQCGIQVSQRPEDSGADAFLLIGDDALRYKAISNRQEAIGKNIDKHTIHGQLPIVSHQFVYDLGEIWYEKTGLPFVFALWIARKDMFDKREILNKFIKDLNKAKEIASKNLYEIARHSPMKEFMSEKEIVSYWRLIDYDLKAEHKKGLKLFERYLKEVDHVL
- the atpD gene encoding F0F1 ATP synthase subunit beta, with protein sequence MNEGRVSQVIGAVVDVEFDKELPAILNALKIESPGDEAKGIPALDITLEVAAHLGDNKVRTIAMQTTDGVVRGMRVTDTGRPISIPVGKGTLGRIMNVVGDPYDKLGPIESTEKLPIHRPAPEFVEQEPVSQVFETGVKVFDLLVPFVRGGKMGMFGGAGVGKTVVIMEMIHNIALKHGGVSVFAGVGERTREGNDLYREMKESGVVNNVALIYGQMNEPPGARLRVALTALTAAEYFRDQGQDVLIFIDNIFRYTLAGSEVSALLGRMPSAVGYQPNLGTDMGQLQERITTTKKGSITSMQAIYVPADDLTDPAVATAFTHLDGTVVLSRQIAELGIYPAVDPLDSTSRALDPKIIGDDHYAVARKVQSILQRYKELQDIIAILGMEELSEDDKLIVARARKIQRFLSQPFHVAEVFTGTPGKYVKLEDTIKGFRAIADGQYDDMPEQAFYMVGTIEEAEEKARKLGWSR
- the phnD gene encoding phosphate/phosphite/phosphonate ABC transporter substrate-binding protein, which codes for MFYKFVKCSVFLFVLFFLLPETYARDKNILIFGIHPYLPASELIDRFTPLSNYLSRKTGKKIVIEVSKDYNDHIEKIGNDKIDIAFMGPVSYVKMVQKYGKKSLICRLEVNGRPTFRGVIVVSKDSKIKVLSDLKGKRFAFVDPESTMGYIVPLYLFLIDGINIRDFSSYRFLYNHHNVVLGVLAGDFDAGAVKEDIFYEYEKRGLRALAWSPDISEHVIVTNKKVSKKTIRELSKAIFQLKNSREGIKILKKIQPNLTGMVSADDKDYENLRNIYQRLIEVGYKL
- a CDS encoding F0F1 ATP synthase subunit epsilon — encoded protein: MENKLRLDIVTPHGLVLSEDVDEVTAAGTEGEFGVLPGHVPFVTTLKIGMLILRKDNKTEYVFVNSGYAEVSPDKVIILADSAERAEDIDIERALAAKKRAEERLAQAEKYDFARAMAALERASIRIQIAERKVPR
- a CDS encoding phospholipase D-like domain-containing protein, whose product is MTNTFMIHAIERIFEGKFSLASNIQLLWKGNESFQTIFDTIRTAEKLICLEFYIFRNDETGTELAKLLKQKSIEGIKVYLLYDHFGSFGTSRKFWKDMEDAGIKIRASRPFKWTSPFNYVRRDHRKLIIVDNKKAFTGGLNIANEYSGFHLRSKGKVWRDTGIMLEGPIVNELFDAFRKWWYIWGGDPIEVSDLKIQNSNLKDGIPAIPIFVSSAKGRRRMRRLLYYSINHAQKSISLTTAYFTPSKRMVETLENAVNRGVKVRLIVPGISDVPAASYAGRAFFTRLLKAGIEIYYYIGEILHAKTYIFDNCWSIIGSTNLDFQSLRYNDEGNVGILDTDFTMKMNMIFEDDLKNSVKINLDEWNKRPLKEKLKEYFFSFFRRRL